The following coding sequences lie in one Pseudomonadota bacterium genomic window:
- a CDS encoding PilZ domain-containing protein, with protein sequence MGYSGAAQAAQCRKLLGGALEALQTDPRIPEDVKNVAESIARAISALFEAEHASSEPDGKASLKHALSSLSQSLALLQDVRSGHTAVAATTKALAKAMSELYPLSNVPTMRPSRPGSSPGSAQAIIPGAAPLPRMRPAAAPEPRGPRENVEANVGATTESNFFVGFSGEIADGGIFVATYNTLAKNSLVKVLITLPGGFETHVDGVVRFVRDPMDFTVDSEPGIGIQFQRLDADARELIMRFIRKRPPLFYDD encoded by the coding sequence ATGGGTTACTCGGGTGCCGCCCAAGCGGCCCAATGCAGGAAGTTGCTAGGTGGAGCACTGGAGGCGCTGCAGACCGATCCACGCATCCCGGAGGACGTCAAGAATGTTGCTGAGAGCATCGCCAGGGCGATCTCGGCGCTGTTCGAGGCCGAGCACGCCAGCAGCGAGCCCGACGGCAAGGCCAGCCTGAAGCACGCGTTGAGCTCGCTGAGCCAATCGCTTGCCTTGCTGCAGGATGTGCGGAGCGGTCATACGGCCGTGGCGGCGACGACCAAGGCCTTGGCCAAGGCGATGTCCGAGCTCTACCCGCTGAGCAACGTGCCCACGATGCGACCCTCGAGACCCGGATCGAGTCCTGGCAGCGCGCAAGCGATCATCCCGGGGGCGGCGCCGCTGCCGCGCATGCGACCGGCCGCGGCACCGGAACCCCGGGGGCCGCGGGAGAACGTGGAGGCCAATGTGGGGGCCACGACCGAATCCAACTTCTTCGTGGGCTTCTCGGGTGAAATCGCCGACGGAGGCATTTTCGTGGCCACCTACAACACGCTGGCCAAGAACTCCCTGGTCAAGGTGCTGATCACCCTGCCAGGAGGCTTTGAGACCCACGTGGATGGGGTGGTTCGTTTCGTGCGCGACCCGATGGACTTCACGGTCGACTCCGAGCCCGGCATAGGGATTCAGTTCCAGCGCCTGGACGCGGATGCACGCGAGCTCATCATGCGCTTCATACGCAAGCGCCCGCCGTTGTTCTACGACGACTAG
- a CDS encoding TIGR02266 family protein encodes MQAIDWPPDALRNRKAGEQVRRALELLELGHSALQEEPALGGTASQVAEHARSARKGLVQYLQGRPAAGTGILAANQDLDRALALVTDRSRLSARQSQALEAVARAQALLYPVALAHNPQGSKPPRVLPRRKPSRSPPMPDHNRRKSPRVELNTQVTLEGPSNFYTGFAEDLSDGGLFVATYDLQPIGTKIELSFTLPSGHVVNVEGSVRWLRDPMDDNLDAPPGMGIMFSELAPEDAKAIQAFIEGRAPLFYDD; translated from the coding sequence ATGCAGGCAATTGATTGGCCACCCGATGCGCTTCGCAACCGCAAGGCGGGCGAACAGGTGCGGCGGGCGCTGGAGTTGCTCGAGCTCGGGCACTCGGCGCTGCAGGAGGAGCCAGCGCTCGGGGGCACCGCGAGCCAGGTGGCTGAGCACGCCAGGAGCGCTCGCAAGGGGCTGGTGCAGTACCTGCAAGGTCGGCCCGCTGCCGGTACCGGTATCCTGGCTGCCAATCAGGATCTTGACAGGGCACTGGCACTTGTGACTGATCGTAGTCGGCTTTCCGCGCGCCAGTCACAGGCACTGGAAGCCGTTGCCCGCGCGCAGGCGCTGCTTTATCCCGTTGCTCTGGCGCACAATCCCCAAGGCTCCAAGCCACCCAGGGTGCTTCCACGACGCAAACCCAGCCGATCGCCTCCCATGCCAGACCACAATCGCCGCAAGTCTCCCCGCGTCGAGCTGAACACTCAGGTTACCCTGGAGGGCCCCTCGAATTTCTACACGGGGTTCGCCGAGGATCTCTCAGACGGCGGTCTTTTCGTGGCCACCTACGACCTGCAGCCGATCGGGACCAAGATTGAGCTCAGCTTCACGCTGCCGAGCGGGCATGTAGTCAACGTGGAAGGCAGTGTACGATGGCTGCGCGACCCCATGGACGACAACCTGGATGCGCCCCCGGGCATGGGCATCATGTTCAGCGAGCTCGCTCCCGAGGACGCCAAA